Within the Sarcophilus harrisii chromosome 2, mSarHar1.11, whole genome shotgun sequence genome, the region tatatattaaatacaatatatgtatatatatatatatatatatatatatatatatatatatatatagttattttgctgcacaagaagaatcgaactttgaaataatgtacaattaacctatgaaggaaataaaaaatgcaggcagacaaaaacagagggattgggaatgctttgtagtggttcacattcatttcccagagttcttttgctgggtgtagctgcttctagtCATTATTGAACAAACAGagttgatttggttcatcttattattgaagagagccacgaccatcagaattgatcatcatatagtattgttgttgaagttctTTAATGATATCTTGAAAAATGGTACCAGGCTCTTTTTTTCGTCATGGCCatcaagtagaccaataatttttaaattgtctctcttggatctatttttcagcttagctgtttttcaaatgagaaattttacattttcttccattttttcattctttttagtttgtttgactgattcttaatgtctcaaagaatcattagcttccatttgaacCTATCCCAGtatttaatgtgtgattttcttcagttagcttttatatttctcttccatttgattaattctacttgtcaaggtgttttcttcagtggattttttttttttttgcatttggccaattatatttttaaagaaattgtttaatttagtcaatttcccccttccttttccaaacttgtGATTCACTTTCGTAtacctcttgtttcttttctcatttctttcttttacttctcttgccttttaaaatcttttatgagtacttccaagaagcctctttgggcttgagaccaattcatatcactttgaAATTTCCTCTATGGACATTTTGTCTTCCTCTGAgttttccctgtcaccatagtggctgattaaggttcttttttatttcttgctcattttcttctttttttatttcctcttttgtgtctttgttatggttgagctctgctcttgGGATAAAGGGGGTATTGTCCCTAGCTTCTTGTACAACTCTAAGCTTTAGCTTTGAGCATAGAGCCCCTTGTGTTTGCTTCAATCTATTTTCAGACAcaatttcttctctgggtatgaataggattcccttcattttctagatgaggaataCTAAGACTAGAGAGGTTGTTCATGATCATAGAAAAGCTGATTGGAACTCAGAGCATTTGACTGTAGTTTGTACTGTCCCTTCagaaaatatttggcaaaatcTGTTGATGACATTCCACCaactaccattttaaaaaatttgtgaaGTATTAGGTAAGCAGGCAAGGTAGGTCAGGTCTAGTTTAACCCTTTTTGGCAACAATCTTCCTCATGGCATCTAGGATGTTGCTGagctcctccctctccctcttggCCTGGAATGTGAATGCCCACTCTTTTTTTGGAGGAATTTAAGGGCTTGCTTCTCCTTTGGAGACTTTTAACAATTCCTGGTCCCATATCCCATAAAGAGCACATGTCTTGGATCATCTTTCTTACAAACTTGGTGTGTTTGGTCAAGTGTTAGGGCATTAGATGGCCGAGGAGCCATGCTATTGTGGAAGACAGAACTTCTTAATAGAGGACATTTATTAATAcatttatcatatataaaatggtttttaattttaaccaattattttctctttgaagacACAGGAACTGAATCCTCCACAAGAAatcaaagaggaggaaaagaaccTGTCTTGGGCTTACAATCAGATGAAGGCGGCACATGCAGAAACTGCCCTAGAACTGGAGAAGACAAGAGACATGCTCCTTTTGCAGCACCAGATAAACAAGCACTATCAGGTGCAGAGAAAGAAGGGTGCAGGAAGTGGCCATAGTCTGGGAAAGCATCCTCATTTAGGAGGACACCAAGGTTAAACAGTGGCTAGTGCAACCTCCTGGGGTGTCATGTCTAGGCACTGTGCCATTGTTAGCAAAGCTGATATCTATTCACATTACAGAAGATGAAAGACAACAGTGTTTTCTTAAAACATTGGCAATAAGAGTCAGGGAACAGCTACTGCCTATGGGGAATGTGAAGCTCTTGTTCCACTTCTAGAAGCCATTTTTGCTGTTCCCAAGAATTTGACACTCCATGACACTACTTCATCAATTGTTTCCAGGGATAATGTCATAATTGAAGGGTTCCCTGAAAAATCTATAATAGTCTTGTATTATATCCCCTAACCTAGCTTTTCCTGAATTCCTTAAACAGTACTTTTGCTTGAAGTCCATGAACTTTAAATTCTATGACTAatgacatgactaatatggaaataagtttaacatGATGGCACATGTATAATCAaagtaataaattaatttaaaataaaagaaatcctaCATATTTGAGGCAACTAAGTGATGTGGTAGATAGAATACCATCCctggaagacatgaattcaaatttggtctcagacatatattagctgtatgaccttgggcaagtcattgaactccAATTGGTTCCTGTCCAATTGTCCTGTCCAAAAAGcatattttaggcatttaaataCATTCTGGAAAAAAGGGGTCCATCAGCCCCACTAGAAAGCCATAGGGATACATGACACAGAAagggttaagaacccctgatttaGAGAGTCTAAATCataatgatgaaaatataaaaaagataaaaagtcatTTTGTTTCAGGATGAACTGGAAATTGTGAAGATAAAAGCTGATAATAGTGAGAAAGAGCACAAGGAAGAGTGGGAGAAGTTGAATCAACTGCTGGACCTCAAGAACAATCGCATTCAACAGCTGGAAGGTAGTTTTGGAAGCCACAGACTTATGGCTGAATTTAGTTAAAGCTTCTTCCCTCTTATTCCAGCCATTGCTACGGAACTGCCATCTGTTTTACTCATTGAGGATTCCTTACTAACCCCATCTCCTCATGTGACTTCCCTAAAAAATTTGTTCTGTTGGTTCTCAGACTCAGTCTGGATTAAAATTGTGCCTCTGAAGTTTACTACTTGAGATCTTTGGGCAACTAACTTAACCTTCCTGTCTATTTATCTCTATAAAAAGGAGAGATTTGGatcaaggtcccttctagttctctGTTATTACACAGGCCCTTCCCACTCCTCTATACTCTTATCTTTTCATAAGATTTGCTCTGTAGAACAAGAGCTTGCTTCTCTTGTCATTGTTTCATTGTGTGCTACAGTAAGTGACTTACTCTTTTTCTCTTAAGTACATGAAATATGATCAGAGTATTGTGAAGATTGGTCACTTGCTTCTTGCTCTGTCCTCCAGTCTTTATGATTTTTCCATTAAGATCCACACTACTTTACATCAGACTATAGGCTGAAGCTGATGGGTGCCTGGTGAAAGGTAATTAATTGTCCAGATCCTAAGTAGGTGGGCTGTATGTGGCTGCCCCTCTCACTATCAGCATTGCTtacttctttgcattttttcctttctagttcATCTAAAGTGAAATTGTGACTAATACTGCACTCAACAGAATGAAAACAAATCATGTGTTTCTCCTCTTGTCCCTTTCCTTGTCATTAATCCAGTGAGAAAGTTAAGACACCAGGCCCTACAAGGCATCTTGCAATAGACCGTCTGTGATGGAGGGGGCTCAATAATTGAATGTGATTATTACAGAGACATGATAGGTAGTCACATATGTCATACTGTCTCTATAGGACAACTCTTAAGAGAATATGAcatattttgttcttcctttattCAATATTACAAGCCTATTCTACTTGTTGGCAATAGTacattaaatttcttaaaatgagcCTTCCACAAACCCTGTCAGGACTTCACCAGGAGTCACAGTAGATAAAAGTGCGAAGCTAGATAGAGtaaatcaggaaaatgaatttgaatccaatttcaagcaaatgtttgttgtataatcctgggtaagccacttaacttctgattgcctcaatttcctcaactgtaaaatgaggaataataTCTAGCTAGAAGAATTGTTGTGAAGTTCAAGTGAGATGAGTGCCTGGCACTAAGTAgtgattatttccttttccccctgTTCCCCTTTCCCAACCCCCATCTGTTTTTCCAAAACAGTTTTATCTGGTTGGTAAAATTTTACATACAATGTTTTTCTAAGCTTGATGTATGTATTACATAGAGTGTTGGCTTTTCAATCATTCATTTGGTCAATTCTCTCAAAAgaaacattgattttatttggcaTGTCAGTAACAGATTTTTATTTGAAGTTAAAAGGGTCCCAGTCATAACTCTCTGCCCCTAGAAAAATCACGCTACTGCTGGACATGGCCACTTTTAGCCCTTTTCTCTTCAAGTTACTTTACTATTCAGCTCTTGAATGAAGAGgtagttttctttcctctttagcACAGCTCAAAGATGTAGCTTATGGTACCCTGAAGTTTCCACTGCATCTGGAAATACCAGTCCATGAGGAGAATATGATAGACTGTCTTCAGCTGCACCAAGGTGAAAACCTTTTTGAACTACATATTCACCAGGCCTATCTGTCATCTGCAGCCCTTTCCCAAGCTAGAGATACCCAGCTTGCCTCCTTCTGTACCTATTCCTTCTATGATTTTGAAATCCATTGTACCCCATTGGCTGTGGGACCACAACCTCTCTATGACTTCACCTCTCAGTACGTGGTGAGAACAGATTACCTTTTCCTGAACTATTTACAAGGGGCTTTCTCCCGAATTAACCTTCACCAGACTGCAGCTCTTGACCATAATACCCTTGCAGTTGGCTGGCTTCGTTTTGACAAAGTGCTAGAAACAGTGGAGAAGGTCCATGGTACTACCATGCTTACTGGTAAGTGCCCCCTTGGCTTTCCCACAGCTCCTAGTATTAGTATGGATTTTCCCAAATTCCTTGACTGCTCTTGAACTGTTTTCACAATCTCTTCCTTTGCTTCTCAATCACGTTATTACATCTGTTTCTTCCATGCATGTTCCATTTTCTGGTCTCCAGGAAATAATGGAGAAGACTTTGGGACATTGGATTACTGGATGAGGCTGAAATTTCCTATAGCACACAGCCTACAGGCATACAATAAGCGATTGAAAGCCCAAACATACCTGTCTGCTAATGTGCTTGGAGCCAGGAAGGCTCAGCCAAAGGAGGTGAGGAGATTATACCAACATATTTCAAAGGCGCTATTGCCCAACAATTTATCAGAACAGCACTAGCAAATTAACAATTAGCCTTAATCAAGCATTCTGAGCTTATCTGTCTTGACTCCCATTCAAAAGAACTAAGTTCTACTTTTTAGTCTGTTGTCTTAAAATGCATTTTGTGCATGTAACACCACAGAGGGATggggaaaatatgtaaaaagtacTTTGAACTTATTTTCTAAAAAGATACTTTATGTGGATATAAggttttcctttctccctacGTATCTAGCCAGAAGGGTTTGCACGGTGTGCTCCCCTGAATATAGATGAGATCCTTAATCACTTATCTTAGATTCTCTTCATTGAACTTACACTGTTTGAGTGTAGAGTACTCCTTAAAGCTGATTTTTTGTGccaattttaaagaataaagactTGGACAGTGATCATTAGGTTTGTTATCACCATCAACAGGAATAAATTCAAGAGGTCACAATCCCCAGTGGGCAGTAAGTACTCTGATCTTCTAGTCACAATTTGAGAAGTCTTCTAGTTTTTCCACAACCAATGACCTACCTCTTTCCAGGGCAGATCAGAGATTTTCAAGCATAGAAATCAGTTGTGGGTGGAAATCATCAGGTGCTGCAACCTCCGGAGTCGACGTTTGGGGGCACAACCCAGCCCATATGCCATGTACCAATTCTTCACCTTTTCTGACCATGACACACCCATCATTCCTGCCAGCAACCATCCCCATTTTGGTGATCAGGCCAGCTTCTCAGTGCACATGACCTTGGAACTGGATCAATATCTCAGGCAGATGGTCCTGCCTATATATGTGTTTGATGACAACGATTTGGAGCTAGGCTGGTTCCTTGGCAAAGCTCAGGTACCTTTGCTGCCTCTTGCACAAGATAAAGTCATTAAAGGTGAGGGCTCGATTGTTATTGGACCATTCTCCTTACTCTTCTATTTATGAGGTCTTCTAAAAATCCCTAAGTTATCTCTCTTGAATTGCTTTCTAACTATATAAGCTAAATAATAGCTGCAAAATATCTAATATGGTCTCAAGAGCAATGGAAcacaaaaacccaaaacactaTGGATTTCTTATAGGAGGACGCAggacttttctgtttcttaccagaaatataaaggaaaccaaattcCTACAAATTGGTAGAGCCACCAATTTGAGCCACAATCTTTATCTTTGATACAAAGTGATCAAAGCTGTATAGTAGTGATTCCAGGATTTTTCCTAGTTTAGTCTTTCTGCTTTAAGACTGAAATGTTTTTTATACAGGATAATGAATTGTGGCATGAAATTATCCCCTAATTTTGctgtgttcattttttaaaacttcagacAATAATTTAGGATTGTGCTTATAtgtatcttttcccctaaattcaATTTCTTAgctatctttttttcataaatatcagAACTGATCTGATTGCTTCCTACTCCCATCACCCTACCTCCCCTTATCACTAACTTCCCCCTCCCTCATGGACTAGAAGGAGCAGTCTTCCTGAATGTAGCTTTGGGAAGATGGATACAGAGGGAAAAAGGTATGTGTGTGAgggtgtgtgagagagagggTAGGAGGTATGGTGGGGGGAGTAAAGATAAGGAGGGTGAGATTAGGAAGCATTGATGCCCCACAAATTTGGCTTAGCTATTTTTGGAGGCATTCATTCATATTCTAGCTCTGCTAATGTGACCTTGACAAATACCTTactttaaaaagcctttttattttctcGCCAGAAAATGGAGTTAGGGATTAGCTCTAAGGTCCCTTACAACTTCTGCATGATCTGGTTAATTATCAGCACCACCAACTACCTGAACCAAAGTTTCCTTCAGTGGGGCTCCTAGAAGGCAAGCTACTACATTCCCCTACCTCTTTTCCCACCTGGAATACTGAATAGTTTGACTCCCCTAATAAATTCAGTAACATGTGTTATGTAATTTCTGAGTAATACTAGCcatcattatatattatgtgGTGGAACTTCATTTCATCACCAATAAAACCTAGATTAATTCACACCTGAAGGGGAAAGGCCATAATGTTGAATCATCCAGACTTTGATATCTATTCATTACCTGTGTGTTGCAGGTAACTTCAACCTCAGTGACCCTATGGGGAAACCCAATGGGTCCATTGAAGTGAAATTGGAGTGGGAGTCCCAATACCTATCTCCAGAGGGTTCAGAAAAGCCAGAAACCACCCAGTCTGTTGAAAAGGACAAGAAGGCACCCCTGTCTGTGGAAAATCACAAGGAAGCACCTTTATTTGTAGAAAAACACGAGGCAAACCTGCGAGTAGAAGATTACAATGAAGCACTCCCTTCTGGAGAAAACGAGGCAGATTTGCGTCTAGAACGTGAACACGAAGCACCCCTCTCTGTGGAAAAGTATGAGGCACcccttttcaaagaaaattgtgAGACACCACCCCGACCGACAGAAACATACGAGGCAAACCTTTCTGTAGAAGATTACAATGAGGCCGACTTGTCTGTAGAAATTTACAATGAGGCGAACCTTCGCGTAGAAGATTATGAGGAAAATTTACCTATAGAAAAATACCACATAAACCCATccttagaaaaaagggaaatcaaGATGTCCAAAGAAAACGCTGACGAGGCCAAGATGTCTATAGAAGATTATGAGGAGGCAAAGCCGCCAATAGGAAACTGCGATGAGGCAAAGCCGCCAATAGGAAACTGCGATGAGGCAAAGCCGCCAATAGGAAACTACGATGAGGCAAAGCCGCCAATAGGAAACTGCGATGAGGCAAAGCCGCCAATAGGAAACTACGATGAGGCAAAGCCGCCAATAGGAAACTGCGATGAGGCAAAGCCGCCAATAGGAAACTGCGATGAGGAAAAGTCGCCAATAGGAAACTACGATGAGGCAAAGTCGCCAAACTGTGATGAGGCAAAGTCGCCAATAGGAAACTGTGATGAGGCAAAGCCGCCAATAGGAAACtgcaacaaagaaaaacagtccaTAGAAGTTTGCCACGAGTTCAAGCCATCTATAGAAAACTGCGAGGAGACCAAGCTGTCTTTAGAAGATTACGATGAGGCAAAGCTGGCTATAGAGAACTACAACGAGGAAAAAGAGCGTGTAGAAAATTGCAAGGAGGCTAAGCTGTCTCTAGAAAATTGTGACGAGGAAGAACAGTCTCTAGCAAATTGCGAGGAGGCCAAGCTGTCTTTAGAAGATTATGATGAGGCAAAGTTGGCCATAGAAAACTGCGACGAGGAGAACAAGTCTCTAGAAAATTGTGACAAGGCCAAACTCTCTCTAGAAAATTGTGACGAAGTTGAACAGTTTATAGAAAATTGTGACGAGGCCAAGCTGTCTCTAGAAAATTGCGACAAGGCTACAGAAAATGGGGAAGAGGCCAAGCTGTCTCTAGAAAATTGCGACAAGGCTACAGAAAATGGGGAAGAGGCCAAGCTGTCTCTAGAAAATTGCGACGAGGAAGAACAATCTATAGAAATTTGTGACGAGGAAAAACAGTCTCTAGAAAATAGTGACAAGGCCAAGCTGTCTCTAGAAAATTGTGACGAGGAAGAACAATCTATAGAAAATTGCGGCGAGGCCAAGCTGCGTCTAGAAAACTTCGAGGATGACAACCTGTCCATAGAAAACTCTGATGAGGCCAAGCTTCCTATAGAAAACCGTGATGAGGAAAAAGACTCTATAGAAAATGACAAGGAGATGCCCCTACTGGTAGAAGATTATAATAAAGCACCCGAACCTATAGAAAATTATAATGAGAAACTTATAAAGattccaactgaagaagaaaacattttatttcaccAGGTAGGGAGCCCTTTAAGCTGTTCTAGGAgggaatgatggagaaaatattatgaggaCTGGGGGTGAAAGAATACTGTTTTggatataataggtgcttaatacatagtTGTTGAATTGTTACTGAAAATACTGCATCAGTACCATCAATTCAGTAAACACTGGTAAAAAACCtgctctgtgccagacactgtgctaggtgttgAGCTACAAAGATTgccagatattttatgcattttgtaattACTTGGAATAGAACTTCCTATTATTTACTCTTGTATTTTGTTATTAGAACACAGAAATGCTATTgattatatggatttattttgcgTGCTAGTTTATTGAAACTATTATCtgaatttctttgctaatttccTAAGTAAATCATCATGTAATTAGCATATAAGAGAttgctttatcttttctttgcctatgttgatatttttaatttcttattgccTTCATTAGAATTTCCAAAACTAGTCCAATAACAAGGAAAGGAGgccatttttgttatatatatatatatatatatatatatatatggaaatagatacaaaaccaaaaccaaaatagcTCTTGACCTTGAGGATATCACTATCTATTGGTGGAGAGGAGAAATGTGTGATATAGACATTTAAATGTAAGATGTATATAAAATAaccaaagagaagaaaactagGAGATAAGAACAGACTTCTGTAAGACGTGGCACTTGAAGTAAGTTCTGAAGACCACCAGGAATACTTCAAGACAGAGGGTGAGGAAGGGGAGATATGCCTAAGAgtcattcatttaaaatgaactcaggaaaatggcTGTTTTTCAGAAATAGCTTTTTGGCAGTTAACATATATAGGAAATATGTTCTGGAGGAGGGTAATCAATTAGGAAAAGACTGCTGCAATAGTATGCTGGAGGTGATGAGTTTCGAATAGTACAGTGTTAAGGTAAGTTTTGAAGGCATCAGACTGATATAGGAGATGTTGAGGAGACAGAATTGTCAAGACGaagcaattgattggatatgggtGGTGGTGATGGAGAGGCAAATAGTAAAAGATGTCAATGAGGGCATGGGAAACTTGTATGCCTACAAAGATGATGACTTTGACAGAAATAAAAAGTTAGGTAGGTTTGAGGAGAAACATAAttccattttggatatgttgagtttgagatgtgtATAGTACACAGAGATTGATGATTTGCACTGGAGTTCAGGGGGGAAATGAGGGCCAGATTATAGTAGATTTATAGTAATCATCTGGATAGAGATAATTGAACTCTTGGAAActgaacagagagaaagagaggaagattcAGAATAGACTGAATTATGTAGTACATTGGAACAGTGGGGTGGTTCATTGATGAGGGTCCAGCAAAGGGAAGTAATTACTCTGCTAGGTAGATAGTTGGAAAACAAAAGAGCATGAAAGTCCAAGAAAGAGGAACTATCTAGGAGGAAATCAGTTCAGCACAGCTCTCTAGCTTTTCGCTACAGGGAACAGTCAACTCCTTTGTTTCTTGGCTCCCCTGGTATagagaaataacatttaaaattaatttgaaaatgttttttagaCATTAAAATTAGATATTAGACATTTTCTAAACCCTCTGAAAAGAATTTGATGGCTTCCATTGCTAAATCTAAcctaaaggaaatataaaaaacttttaaattagaaaaatgaaacttcAGGTTTGAAAGcttaagaataaaatatgaaagaaaagatgaatagaaaGTAAAATCCTAGTCTTAACTCCTTAAATGGAAATAGATTAGTGAGAACTAAAAGGAGGGCAAGATCTCAGGCAAAATTTGAGAGAAGTGTCCCCAAAAAACATATTCTCAGAACTAAGGGAGAGAGACAAGCTATAATGGCCATGTAACaagtaggcatttaaaaaaaagcagtctATACTTttatatgtaatgggggaaaTGGGACTGAGCATATGCCTGAGCCATCTCTGGTATCATATGGACCTTAGACCCTTGTTAAAGAACTTAAGTGCTTCTGGTTCATCTCTTGGTTCTTGTAATGGGTATGTGGCAACAAAGATTGGTGATTAAGCCAAGGCAAATTACACTGCCTCTTAATTTTTCTAAAGAGCTTTACTTGGACTTCTCATTGagagtggggaggaagaaaagagggaattactttctcttccttctctctctccaataGTAGCTGTGATAGCTTCAGGCCTGTCATTTTGTATGTGTGCTCCCTTTCACCATCTATCTCCCATAATCATAAGGATCAAGGGGATCTATCTCCCATCATAAGGATCAAGGGACAACCCCCCAAGAAGTTCTGGTCAAGTATGCCCTTTAGTAGGTGGCTAGAGACAGAACACATACGTGGTGAGCCTCCTCACCCTTTACAGAATCATtttccaggaaaaagaaaaagtttcctaCTAGAACTATACACAGATCTGAgcacaaatatttgaatatataggGCAAAGGACAAAAAAGATGTATGTGTAAGAGTGGCTGGGGTGGCTACGAGGGAAAGTAAAATTAGGTGGGATTGAGGAATAGGGAAGGGAagttttggagagaaaaaaaaaaggactccaAACTCAATAGAGAACTGTGCTATGGGAGAGTTCTGAAGGATCCTTTGTGAATCTAGTGTTTAGCACAGAATCTGACATACAAGAGAATCCGTAATGCTACTTGGTTGAAAAGTAGGGGGAAATAACATTGTGgttcagaggaagaagaaattgaagaggAGCTCACATGTCCACTTGGAGTAGGGTCCAGGGGATGAGGTCTTAAGAATGTGTGAAGGTAGCTTCGGAAGTTATTTCTAAGTTATGAAGAAAGGACTAGTAGGATGAAAATAagccttgagggcaaggattctGGCATCTTTGTGTTGGATCCAGGATAAGTTCAGTGACATTGTTTAATAAGGAAGCATTATAgccattaaatattaaattatattaaaacatgttaaattttcCTATATGGATCTTAGCCATGAGCACATTATCCAACTCAATCACATAATTAACACAGAGATCAAACATTATGCCTTAAAATATAGTAACCTGATATGGAACCATCCCCCTGCTTCAGCTCCTGcattattgagcacctactgctTAGCTAGTATTATTTATAGAGACCTGCTGGTCACTGAAACCACTGCTAACTGTACAGTGATGGCTGTCTTTTTCTGAAGCAGATGAACGAGGACAAATTATCAGGTGCTATTGATGAGGCAACAAAAGAGCCAGAAGAATGTTACCCAGAAGTCAAGCAGCAAGTGTTTTCATCTCCTGACACTGGTATTGTCTTTTACAATCTAATTTTACCACTTGATCTTTAATCCATGAAACCTCGTTACTTACTCCTATACTTCTAAAGCCTCCATTTTTACTAAAAGGATAAAAGTCCTAAATCTCATGCTGTGGTACTGATCTGATGAAGTTGGTAACCAACAACCAGGCTAATCACCTGTTTAGTTATAGGACCCTAATTAAACATTATGCTAATGTTAGTCGTCCCTAAAGCCCCCATGAACCTATTGAATTGGTAGGAGCAGAGGGAGAAAAGTGTGTTTAGATCCTGTGTGTAATACTATGTATTTTCTAGCTAATTACAgaaaaattttatcttcattggaggatcataggatttaaagctgaaaggaaccttagagaacaTTCAGTAAAACCTTGAGACTCAGGTTTATACCTTATTTAACTACAAACATGGTAAAGCCTTCACAAGAGAATCGTAGGACTGGATAAGGCATATAACTTAAggatagaattttttcttttctttcttgtaagaAAGAGAAGCTCCTCTGAACCATGATCCTGCTCTTCTTTCCAATAGTGAGAACTTAGTGTAGGAAATTGTTTCAGGAATAATCTTGGATCTTAAGCATTTTTTATCTATGCCCTTGGCAATTAGCATATAAATACCAAATGAACTACTCTTTAAGATATGTAGAGTTAACCAATAGACTGCATTTATCTACATGGTTTTTCATCCCTTTTCCACATTTCCAATCTGTTCCGTTTCCACTGGCTTTTCTATTCACAGAGAATGTGATTAAGTAGAGATAAATTCTAAGATCAGGAAccaattatttaatttacaaaagAATGTAGAAAggaagactttttctttttctatataagGTAAAGGAATAGAAGCTCCTTGTTGTATATAAGGATCGTTTCACTTTGGTTTTATATCTGAAATGCTTAGCAGATTATCTTGCATGTAGATACTTGACTTATTTGTTGAATGAAGCAAATCAAAGCtgaattatttttacctttatattcTTAACAGTAAAACTTTTTTCTCTTGGGTCTCATATATCAAGAATGGCACTTTGTGTCGGCATGCCAGACATACTGGGCGCAAGCCAAAAATCTGTAGCAGATTGGTCCTGGAAGAAGTGCTAGTCTTAAGACTCCGGTCAACAAACAATACTAGGTAATAAAAATCCAAGGACAAAGTGAAACAATCTTTCTCCTCAAGATGCTGATAATCCCAGTTATAGCAtgaacaagtcacctaatctttGTTTTCTGAGCAGGAAAATGGGTTAAAAATACTTTTGCTACTTCAGAAAGTATTCTATTAGgggctttgtaaatgttaaaaaagcactttagaaatgtgATTAGACTAGTTGAGGGAGGAGGAGTCTTCACACATTGGAAAGAAGTATTAGCTCTAGAGTTAGAGAACTTTGTTTCAGATTtcaattcttttgagatatttcTTGCCTGAAATGCATTGGACAAGTCTCTTTAATTGATCCTGGAT harbors:
- the RPGRIP1 gene encoding X-linked retinitis pigmentosa GTPase regulator-interacting protein 1 isoform X3, giving the protein MLRTSHNALLSQVDELKTELKEKNKRVVSLESQLADMSVLRITVREFQDRVEDLKRERNLLKGNHDRLLKNMLNSSNQPHWSTDLMKERLQQKVSHLQEQLDSEVAEKRKILVQLAKEQAENADLKQEVTQMLMKHKKEVELLQQKTATTTTTSSQSDPDILQPSYQDYTKETQTQELNPPQEIKEEEKNLSWAYNQMKAAHAETALELEKTRDMLLLQHQINKHYQDELEIVKIKADNSEKEHKEEWEKLNQLLDLKNNRIQQLEAQLKDVAYGTLKFPLHLEIPVHEENMIDCLQLHQGNNGEDFGTLDYWMRLKFPIAHSLQAYNKRLKAQTYLSANVLGARKAQPKEGRSEIFKHRNQLWVEIIRCCNLRSRRLGAQPSPYAMYQFFTFSDHDTPIIPASNHPHFGDQASFSVHMTLELDQYLRQMVLPIYVFDDNDLELGWFLGKAQVPLLPLAQDKVIKGNFNLSDPMGKPNGSIEVKLEWESQYLSPEGSEKPETTQSVEKDKKAPLSVENHKEAPLFVEKHEANLRVEDYNEALPSGENEADLRLEREHEAPLSVEKYEAPLFKENCETPPRPTETYEANLSVEDYNEADLSVEIYNEANLRVEDYEENLPIEKYHINPSLEKREIKMSKENADEAKMSIEDYEEAKPPIGNCDEAKPPIGNYDEAKPPIGNCDEAKPPIGNYDEAKPPIGNCDEAKPPIGNCDEEKSPIGNYDEAKSPNCDEAKSPIGNCDEAKPPIGNCNKEKQSIEVCHEFKPSIENCEETKLSLEDYDEAKLAIENYNEEKERVENCKEAKLSLENCDEEEQSLANCEEAKLSLEDYDEAKLAIENCDEENKSLENCDKAKLSLENCDEVEQFIENCDEAKLSLENCDKATENGEEAKLSLENCDKATENGEEAKLSLENCDEEEQSIEICDEEKQSLENSDKAKLSLENCDEEEQSIENCGEAKLRLENFEDDNLSIENSDEAKLPIENRDEEKDSIENDKEMPLLVEDYNKAPEPIENYNEKLIKIPTEEENILFHQQMNEDKLSGAIDEATKEPEECYPEVKQQVFSSPDTATNRLSEQADEVSETQTADSDDVIVTPLSQKGPKTNSDKICIEIVSLAFDPEAEVMSDESIQQVYVEYKFHDLPLSETETPVSLRKPRAGEDIHFHFNKVIDLNPVEHRDRRKFLFSMLQEKNPEQRQLKFIVVSDPEEQKNECQEVGYAYLELWQILDTGRDILEQEIDIINPQDKVSSIGKLKVSLQATDALQAIFKEMGENMHL